The following are from one region of the Tachysurus fulvidraco isolate hzauxx_2018 chromosome 15, HZAU_PFXX_2.0, whole genome shotgun sequence genome:
- the sox8a gene encoding transcription factor SOX-8a: MTEERDKSMADAPCSPTGTSSSASLDESDSDAPSSPAGSDSQGLLHSSSKKNDEDEDDRFPACIRDAVSQVLKGYDWSLVPMPARANGTLKSKPHVKRPMNAFMVWAQAARRKLADQYPHLHNAELSKTLGKLWRLLSENEKRPFVEEAERLRVQHKKDHPDYKYQPRRRKSVKPGQSDSDSGAELSHHMYKAEPGMGGLAGLMDHHHTDHPGQPHGPPTPPTTPKTDLHHGHGGKQDMKNEGRRHLETGRQNIDFSNVDISELSTDVMSNIEAFDVREFDQYLPVNGHTVASSMVSEPNPGIYAVSYSHSGSSGTAWSRKAALSSSSTSASSSGSSDMGQHRPHIKTEQMSPNHYSEPSHSSPSHSDYVSYGAQSCTTSTASFPSSPCDYTDLQNPGYYSPYSSYASSLYQYPYFHSSRRPYGGTILNSLSIPPSHSPNANWEQPIYTTLSRP; the protein is encoded by the exons ATGACCGAGGAGCGCGACAAGTCTATGGCGGACGCACCGTGTAGTCCTACAGGAACCTCCAGTTCGGCGTCTCTGGACGAGTCGGATTCGGATGCGCCCTCGTCACCGGCCGGATCGGACAGCCAAGGATTGCTCCACTCGTCTagcaaaaaaaatgatgaagatgaagatgacaGGTTCCCGGCATGTATCCGTGACGCCGTTTCTCAGGTGCTCAAAGGGTACGACTGGTCACTGGTGCCGATGCCCGCACGAGCCAACGGTACACTCAAGAGCAAGCCGCACGTGAAGAGGCCCATGAACGCGTTTATGGTGTGGGCGCAGGCGGCACGCAGAAAACTGGCTGATCAGTACCCTCACCTTCATAACGCAGAACTCAGCAAAACCCTGGGCAAACTCTGGCG CTTGTTGTCAGAGAATGAAAAGCGTCCATTTGTAGAGGAGGCCGAGAGACTGAGGGTACAGCACAAGAAGGATCACCCTGACTATAAGTACCAGCCGAGGCGTAGGAAGAGTGTGAAACCAGGACAAAGTGACTCTGACTCTGGGGCTGAGCTAAGCCATCACATGTACAAAGCGGAGCCAGGCATGGGTGGCCTAGCAGGATTAATGGATCATCATCACACGGACCATCCAG GTCAGCCCCATGGACCACCAACACCACCTACAACCCCTAAAACTGACCTTCACCATGGTCATGGAGGAAAACAAGACATGAAGAATGAAGGCCGGCGTCACCTGGAAACTGGTCGTCAGAACATTGACTTCAGCAATGTAGACATTTCCGAGCTCAGTACAGACGTCATGAGCAACATAGAGGCCTTTGATGTGCGTGAGTTCGATCAGTATCTTCCTGTCAACGGGCACACTGTAGCCTCTTCCATGGTTTCTGAACCCAACCCTGGTATTTACGCTGTTTCGTACAGCCATTCTGGGTCCAGTGGGACTGCTTGGAGCCGCAAAGCAGccctttcttcctcttccacctcAGCCTCTTCCTCTGGATCCAGTGACATGGGTCAGCACAGACCACACATCAAAACAGAGCAGATGAGCCCAAATCACTACAGTGAGCCCTCTCACAGCTCACCCTCTCACTCTGACTATGTCTCCTATGGTGCTCAGAGTTGCACTACATCAACTGCTTCTTTCCCAAGCTCACCATGCGACTATACAGACCTGCAAAACCCTGGCTACTACAGCCCATATTCCAGCTACGCCTCCAGCCTTTACCAGTACCCCTACTTCCACTCATCAAGGAGGCCCTATGGAGGCACCATACTGAATAGCTTGTCTATTCCACCTTCTCACAGCCCTAATGCAAACTGGGAGCAGCCGATTTATACTACTCTATCAAGGCCTTGA